One segment of Theobroma cacao cultivar B97-61/B2 chromosome 9, Criollo_cocoa_genome_V2, whole genome shotgun sequence DNA contains the following:
- the LOC18590482 gene encoding protein SMAX1-LIKE 6, producing MPTPATAARQCLTEEAARALDEAVAVARRRSHAQTTSLHAVSALLSLPSSTLRDACARARSSAYPSRLQFRALELCVGVSLDRLPSSKTVEDPPISNSLMAAIKRSQANQRRHPESYHLQQLHSNNNNNNNATGCSQTASLLKVELKYFILSILDDPIVSRVFGEAGFRSCDIKLALVHPPVTQVSPRFSRTRCPPIFLCNLTDSVSGRAGFNFPFPGQEDGVDENCGRIGEVMVKKSGKSPLLVGVCAIEALRGFTESLARGKSGFLDGDLAGLNVISIENEVNELVIGGNEEKLGIKLKETEGVLEKCNGFGGGVVLNFGDLKGLILDGVLSDSVSALVLKLTGLMEVYRRKLWLIGAVASVEMYRKFSDKFPNIEKDWDLQLLPITSSKSSFDGVCSKSSLMGSFVPFGGFFPTTSDLRSPLSGRNQSIPRCKLCNEKYELEVAAILKGGSTASVADQYSENLPSWLRMAAVDTTKGADVTKTKDGETMLNAKVSGLQRKWNDICRRLHHTSPFHKLDITSGRSLVPIVEVPQFATDKKQSSGEDLSISESRFPDQSSSTQMQLQKIFPPKRNIPMPCSEAENINVQSRLLADVSSLAQQTDMDVPWFTHHPQPNLSSCPGRTPLFVPPVTTDLKLGTIYASTSQESNTTKSLDHKSHLQHFSGSISADANSENTSYQFAQSSSCSGLTSGEHFDQGGYKSIRKVLSEKVGWQDEAVNSVSQAVSHLRSRYGSRSGINPKGDIWLTFLGPDRVGKRRIALALAEVLFGSQENLISVDLSMQDKGSHSNSIFECQELNGYDVKFRGKTVSDFIAEELRKKPHSVIFLENVHKADYYVQRSLDQAIRTGKFPDSHGREISLNNTVLIMSAIRKGNINVLCEKKSMKFSEERILGAKRWQMQIVVGSVSDDVSRSNDTNTRVAIIKKASTSATVNKRKMIDTGYSSELEKTDTRVPKASRSCLDLNLPVEETDDGISLGDSDSESLSENSEGWLEELFSQVYKKIVFNPFDFDELANKIVKEVSSQFQSTVGSGVRLEIDEEVMLQMLAAAWISDKREAVEDWLEKVLCRSFAEAQQKYDLTSQSVVKLVACEGVGVNEQAPGICLPAKINLN from the exons ATGCCGACGCCGGCAACCGCAGCTCGGCAATGCTTAACGGAAGAAGCAGCGCGTGCGTTAGACGAAGCGGTGGCCGTGGCGCGTCGAAGGAGCCATGCACAGACGACATCGCTCCACGCGGTGTCGGCGCTGCTTTCCTTACCGTCGTCCACTCTCCGAGACGCGTGTGCACGCGCGCGAAGCAGCGCGTATCCGTCCCGACTCCAATTCCGCGCCTTGGAGCTTTGCGTCGGGGTTTCGCTTGACCGTTTACCTTCTTCGAAGACCGTCGAGGACCCTCCGATTTCCAACTCTTTGATGGCGGCAATCAAACGGTCGCAAGCCAATCAACGGCGCCATCCAGAAAGTTACCATTTACAGCAGTTGCACagtaacaataataataacaataacgCCACCGGTTGTTCTCAGACGGCGTCGCTTTTGAAGGTCGAACTTAAAtactttattttatcaattctCGATGACCCGATTGTTAGTCGGGTCTTCGGGGAAGCTGGGTTTAGGAGCTGTGACATAAAGTTGGCTTTAGTTCACCCGCCGGTAACTCAAGTTTCCCCTCGGTTTTCACGTACCCGTTGCCCGCCTATTTTTTTGTGTAACTTAACGGATTCGGTTTCGGGTCGGGCAGGGTTCAATTTTCCGTTTCCGGGTCAAGAAGACGGGGTTGATGAGAATTGTGGGAGAATTGGTGAAGTTATGGTTAAAAAGAGCGGGAAAAGTCCGTTGCTTGTTGGGGTTTGTGCTATAGAAGCTTTGAGGGGTTTTACAGAGAGTTTAGCAAGAGGGAAATCTGGTTTTTTGGATGGCGATTTGGCTGGGTTGAATGTGATTTCGATTGAAAATGAGGTTAATGAGCTCGTTATTGGAGGAAATGAGGAAAAATTGGGGATAAAGTTGAAGGAAACGGAAGGAGTTTTGGAGAAGTGTAATGGTTTTGGAGGAGGAGTGGTTTTAAATTTTGGGGATTTAAAAGGGTTGATTTTGGATGGTGTTTTAAGTGATTCTGTTAGTGCTTTGGTTTTGAAACTAACGGGTTTAATGGAAGTTTATAGAAGGAAATTATGGTTGATTGGAGCTGTGGCTAGTGTCGAAATGTATAGGAAGTTTTCCGACAAATTTCCCAATATAGAAAAAGACTGGGATTTGCAGTTGTTGCCCATTACTTCTTCCAAGAGTTCATTTGATGGGGTTTGCTCCAAATCCAG CTTGATGGGGTCCTTTGTTCCATTTGGTGGCTTCTTCCCTACAACATCAGATTTGAGAAGTCCATTAAGTGGCAGAAACCAATCTATCCCTCGATGCAAGCTTTGTAATGAGAAGTATGAACTAGAAGTTGCTGCTATTCTGAAGGGAGGCTCAACAGCTTCAGTTGCTGATCAGTATTCAGAAAACTTGCCTTCTTGGTTACGGATGGCAGCAGTTGACACGACCAAGGGTGCGGATGTGACAAAG ACTAAAGATGGTGAAACCATGTTGAATGCTAAAGTTTCGGGGTTGCAGAGGAAATGGAATGATATTTGCCGACGTCTCCATCACACTTCACCGTTCCACAAGTTGGATATTACCTCTGGCAGGTCTCTGGTTCCAATTGTTGAGGTCCCACAGTTTGCCACAGACAAGAAGCAAAGCAGTGGTGAAGATCTGTCTATCAGTGAAAGTCGATTTCCCGATCAAAGCTCCAGCACACAAATGCAATTGCAAAAGATTTTTCCACCAAAACGTAACATACCAATGCCATGTTCTGAAGCTGAGAATATTAATGTCCAATCCAGGTTACTTGCAGATGTGTCAAGCCTAGCTCAGCAGACAGATATGGATGTGCCCTGGTTTACTCATCACCCTCAGCCAAATCTGAGCTCTTGTCCTGGACGCACACCTTTATTTGTTCCTCCCGTCACCACAGATTTAAAGTTAGGAACAATATATGCATCGACCAGTCAGGAATCAAACACCACAAAATCGCTAGATCATAAATCACATCTTCAGCACTTCTCAGGTTCCATATCTGCTGATGCAAATAGTGAGAATACTTCATATCAATTTGCCCAATCTTCGTCATGCTCTGGTCTTACATCAGGAGAGCATTTTGATCAAGGGGGTTACAAGTCCATTAGGAAAGTTCTTTCTGAAAAGGTTGGCTGGCAAGATGAAGCTGTAAATTCTGTCAGCCAAGCTGTATCCCATTTAAGGAGCAGATATGGAAGCCGTTCTGGCATAAACCCTAAAGGGGATATTTGGCTTACTTTCCTTGGACCTGACAGAGTTGGAAAGAGAAGAATAGCTTTAGCACTTGCTGAGGTACTATTTGGCAGCCAGGAAAACTTAATCTCTGTGGATTTGAGCATGCAAGACAAAGGTAGCCATTCAAACTCGATTTTTGAATGCCAAGAGTTAAATGGTTATGATGTGAAGTTTAGAGGAAAAACAGTTTCTGACTTCATCGCTGAGGAGTTGAGAAAGAAACCCCATTCTGTTATCTTCCTTGAAAATGTGCATAAGGCTGATTATTATGTCCAACGTAGTTTGGACCAGGCTATTAGAACAGGTAAATTTCCTGATTCGCATGGGAGAGAAATCAGCCTCAACAATACTGTTCTTATAATGTCAGCCATCAGAAAAGGTAATATAAATGTTCTCTGTGAGAAGAAATCCATGAAATTCTCTGAGGAAAGAATACTCGGAGCCAAAAGGTGGCAAATGCAAATTGTAGTTGGTTCCGTTTCTGATGATGTCAGCAGAAGCAATGATACGAACACGAGAGttgcaataataaaaaaagcttCCACTTCTGCAACtgttaataaaagaaagatgatTGACACTGGTTACTCTTCTGAGCTCGAGAAAACAGACACGAGAGTTCCCAAGGCGTCGAGATCCTGTCTGGATTTAAATCTTCCTGTGGAGGAGACAGACGACGGCATCAGTTTGGGGGACTCTGACAGTGAATCTCTCTCTGAGAACTCAGAAGGTTGGTTGGAAGAACTCTTTAGCCAAGTATATAAAAAGATAGTTTTCAACCCGTTTGATTTTGATGAACTTGCCAATAAAATTGTAAAGGAAGTCAGCTCACAATTTCAGAGCACTGTTGGGTCTGGGGTTCGGTTGGAGATTGATGAAGAAGTCATGTTACAGATGCTCGCGGCTGCCTGGATATCAGACAAAAGGGAAGCAGTAGAAGACTGGCTTGAAAAAGTTCTCTGCAGAAGCTTTGCTGAGGCTCAGCAGAAGTACGATCTCACTTCTCAGTCTGTTGTGAAACTAGTTGCATGTGAAGGTGTTGGTGTGAATGAGCAAGCTCCTGGAATATGTCTTCCCGCTAAAATTAATCTGAACTGA
- the LOC18590483 gene encoding uncharacterized protein LOC18590483, with protein MRIARVLLGSLEGGLSRPRQLLQSVRFLSTGNGFDGQQPNSNSYESADEFERRIFGGYSGDSLKAQSFYEKLDKLGRARNRYSPRVGGEDGPFSSLDDLDESFNTLSDGMDWKLKEAATYFEFDMDEIEREDYAFRPDANFPPGTTYETRDLDLRRPGIRKPVRMPTFEVTTEEVLRKADFRNVRFLANFLTEGGIIIKRSSTGISAKAQRKVAREIKTARAFGLMPFTTMGTKSFVFGRTMENLDEDYQYETFDNSMTADADEKDPFEG; from the exons ATGAGAATTGCTCGAGTTCTGTTGGGTTCACTGGAAGGTGGCTTATCGCGCCCACGTCAACTTCTCCAAAGTGTCAGATTTCTCTCAACAG GAAATGGGTTTGATGGGCAGCAGCCAAATTCCAATTCATATGAGTCAGCTGATGAATTTGAACGGAGGATTTTTGGTGGGTATTCTGGGGATAGTTTAAAAGCTCAATCTTTTTACGAAAAGCTCGATAAACTTGGGAGGGCACGTAACCGTTATAGTCCTAGAGTGGGTGGTGAAGATGGGCCATTTTCGTCATTGGATGACTTGGATGAGAGTTTCAATACGTTATCAGATGGAATGGATTGGAAATTGAAGGAAGCAGCCACTTATTTTGAGTTTGATATGGATGAAATTGAGAGGGAAGATTATGCTTTTAGACCAGATGCTAACTTTCCGCCTGGAACGACATATGAAACTAGG GATCTTGATCTTAGAAGGCCAGGAATACGTAAACCTGTCAGAATGCCCACATTTGAAGTAACTACAGAGGAAGTTCTGCGAAAAGCTGATTTCAGG AATGTTAGATTCCTGGCAAACTTCTTAACAGAGGGTGGAATTATTATCAAGAGGAGCTCG ACTGGTATTAGTGCCAAGGCGCAGAGGAAGGTTGCCAGGGAGATCAAGACTGCCAGAGCTTTTGGTCTGATGCCTTTTACGACAATGGGGACAAAGTCGTTTGTTTTTGGAAGAACTATGGAAAATCTTGATGAGGATTATCAATACGAGACTTTTGATAATAGCATGACAGCCGATGCAGACGAAAAAGATCCTTTTGAAGGCTAA
- the LOC18590484 gene encoding putative serine/threonine-protein kinase-like protein CCR3 isoform X1, giving the protein MTLTPFSFTISLHLTTIIIISLATECAVVAALGSASTVAVTFGTATVCGIIAGEPTQRVQCYQNGLNISVLPNVSFEAISGGTSFFCGLRSGGFSILCWETKALMNSSFRPKRIYFKHNVSMTDLAVGDDQVCAREVDSGIARCWRGGGGSPFPSPGLGLKFRAITSGSGFTCGILKNDSTVFCWGGNKIGAEIQRQYGKLSMSNLVAGDSHACGLTRTGFLVCKGNNESGQLDAPSSSAFEFSGLSLGSNFGCGIGRRNGLVLCWGGDNRSKFDYDAVQDVSFESIIAGLNFICGLTTRNLTMICWGPGWSNGSNSTSDLPLGMVIPGPCVQASCNCGTYLNSETLCDGSGNICKSCQTELPIPVPLTPILAPLPSQGLQPFSPARKGINRLSLAFLIVGSIGAFAGICTIFYCLWAGVCGFLLCKTHNSVQPTLTGANIITTVVDNNDSIAPPLRSFSIRRNSSRRLGRQRSGSSSSKHAEKTQFFSLFELSNATNNFSLENRIGAGSFGVVYKGKLPDGREVAIKRGETSAKVKKFQEKETAFDSEIALLSRLHHKHLVGLVGFCQENDERLLVYEYMSNGALYDHLHNKDNIEKGSSILNSWKMRIKIALDAARGIEYLHNYAVPPIIHRDIKSSNILLDANWTARVSDFGLSLMGPESDQEHMSTRAVGTVGYIDPEYYVLNVLTAKSDVYGLGVVLLELLTGRKAVFKNEEDGTGPMGVVEYASPRILAGDLRAVVDRRVGVPEIHEAEAVELMAYTAMHCVNLEGKERPNTTDIVANLERALSLCEDSPASLSSRTISIPSD; this is encoded by the coding sequence ATGACCCTAACACCCTTCTCCTTCACCATTTCCCTCCACCTCACCACCATtatcatcatttcattagCAACAGAATGTGCTGTTGTTGCTGCCCTCGGCTCGGCCTCCACGGTGGCTGTCACCTTTGGCACGGCTACTGTTTGCGGCATCATTGCTGGTGAGCCAACACAGAGAGTCCAGTGCTACCAAAATGGACTCAACATTTCAGTTTTGCCAAACGTATCATTCGAAGCAATCTCTGGTGGCACAAGCTTCTTTTGTGGCCTCAGGTCAGGTGGATTCAGCATCCTTTGTTGGGAGACTAAAGCTTTAATGAATTCAAGTTTTAGGCCGAAGCGTATATATTTCAAACACAATGTCTCGATGACTGACCTGGCGGTTGGTGATGATCAGGTTTGTGCCAGAGAGGTGGATTCTGGTATAGCTAGATGCTGGAGAGGAGGAGGTGGTTCTCCATTTCCGTCACCTGGTCTAGGTTTGAAGTTTCGTGCAATCACATCAGGGAGTGGCTTTACTTGTGGGATTTTGAAGAATGATAGCACAGTTTTCTGTTGGGGTGGTAATAAGATTGGAGCTGAAATCCAAAGACAGTATGGTAAATTGTCAATGTCAAATTTGGTTGCTGGAGATTCTCATGCTTGTGGATTGACCAGGACAGGATTCTTGGTTTGTAAAGGGAATAATGAGTCTGGACAACTGGATGCTCCTTCTAGTTCAGCTTTTGAGTTCTCAGGTCTTTCACTGGGAAGCAATTTTGGTTGTGGTATTGGGAGAAGAAATGGATTGGTTCTATGCTGGGGAGGAGATAACAGATCCAAATTTGATTATGATGCAGTACAAGATGTTTCATTTGAGTCGATTATTGCtggtttgaattttatttgcGGCTTGACAACAAGGAATTTAACAATGATTTGTTGGGGTCCTGGGTGGTCTAATGGGAGTAATTCGACAAGTGATCTTCCTTTGGGAATGGTAATTCCAGGTCCATGTGTTCAGGCTTCATGTAATTGTGGTACATATCTGAATTCTGAGACCTTGTGTGATGGTTCAGGGAACATTTGCAAATCATGCCAGACTGAACTTCCAATTCCAGTGCCGTTGACACCAATTTTAGCACCACTCCCATCACAAGGATTGCAGCCATTTTCTCCAGCAAGGAAAGGTATTAACAGGCTTTCGTTGGCATTTTTGATTGTGGGATCAATCGGAGCTTTTGCAGGGATTTGCACTATTTTCTATTGTTTATGGGCAGGAGTATGTGGCTTCTTACTTTGCAAGACACATAATTCTGTGCAACCCACGCTTACAGGTGCCAATATAATTACGACTGTTGTGGATAATAATGATTCCATCGCCCCCCCTTTAAGATCATTTTCCATCAGGCGCAACAGCTCACGGAGACTAGGACGCCAGAGAAgtgggtcatcatcatcaaaacatGCAGAGAAAACCCaatttttttcactatttGAGCTTTCTAATGCTACTAACAACTTCTCGCTGGAAAACAGGATTGGTGCTGGGAGCTTTGGGGTGGTTTACAAAGGCAAACTTCCTGATGGTCGTGAAGTTGCCATTAAAAGAGGAGAAACTTCCGCAAAGGTGAAGAAattccaagaaaaagaaactgcATTTGATTCAGAAATAGCGTTGTTATCACGTCTTCACCACAAGCATTTAGTGGGGTTAGTTGGATTCTGCCAAGAAAATGATGAGAGGCTTTTGGTTTATGAGTACATGAGCAATGGCGCCCTCTATGATCATCTACATAACAAGGACAATATTGAAAAGGGTAGTAGCATTCTAAATTCCTGGAAAATGAGGATCAAAATTGCATTAGATGCAGCAAGAGGGATTGAGTACCTTCACAACTATGCCGTACCACCTATAATTCATAGAGACATCAAGTCGTCAAATATACTATTGGATGCGAATTGGACAGCTAGAGTTTCAGATTTTGGTCTATCATTAATGGGACCAGAATCTGATCAAGAACATATGTCAACCAGGGCAGTTGGGACAGTTGGATACATTGATCCAGAATACTATGTATTGAATGTACTGACAGCAAAGAGCGATGTGTATGGCTTAGGGGTGGTGTTGTTAGAGCTTTTGACAGGAAGAAAAGCTGTtttcaaaaatgaagaagatggGACAGGGCCAATGGGGGTGGTAGAATATGCCAGCCCGAGGATATTGGCAGGGGATCTCCGAGCAGTGGTGGATAGAAGGGTTGGGGTGCCAGAGATTCACGAGGCTGAGGCTGTGGAGCTGATGGCTTATACAGCTATGCATTGCGTGAATTTGGAGGGAAAGGAGAGACCGAATACAACAGACATTGTTGCCAATTTGGAGAGAGCACTCAGTCTTTGCGAGGATAGCCCTGCTAGCCTCTCTTCTAGAACGATTTCCATTCCTTCAGATTGA
- the LOC18590484 gene encoding putative serine/threonine-protein kinase-like protein CCR3 isoform X2 — protein sequence MDSTFQFCQTYHSKQSLVAQASFVASGQVCAREVDSGIARCWRGGGGSPFPSPGLGLKFRAITSGSGFTCGILKNDSTVFCWGGNKIGAEIQRQYGKLSMSNLVAGDSHACGLTRTGFLVCKGNNESGQLDAPSSSAFEFSGLSLGSNFGCGIGRRNGLVLCWGGDNRSKFDYDAVQDVSFESIIAGLNFICGLTTRNLTMICWGPGWSNGSNSTSDLPLGMVIPGPCVQASCNCGTYLNSETLCDGSGNICKSCQTELPIPVPLTPILAPLPSQGLQPFSPARKGINRLSLAFLIVGSIGAFAGICTIFYCLWAGVCGFLLCKTHNSVQPTLTGANIITTVVDNNDSIAPPLRSFSIRRNSSRRLGRQRSGSSSSKHAEKTQFFSLFELSNATNNFSLENRIGAGSFGVVYKGKLPDGREVAIKRGETSAKVKKFQEKETAFDSEIALLSRLHHKHLVGLVGFCQENDERLLVYEYMSNGALYDHLHNKDNIEKGSSILNSWKMRIKIALDAARGIEYLHNYAVPPIIHRDIKSSNILLDANWTARVSDFGLSLMGPESDQEHMSTRAVGTVGYIDPEYYVLNVLTAKSDVYGLGVVLLELLTGRKAVFKNEEDGTGPMGVVEYASPRILAGDLRAVVDRRVGVPEIHEAEAVELMAYTAMHCVNLEGKERPNTTDIVANLERALSLCEDSPASLSSRTISIPSD from the exons ATGGACTCAACATTTCAGTTTTGCCAAACGTATCATTCGAAGCAATCTCTGGTGGCACAAGCTTCTTTTGTGGCCTCAGGTCAG GTTTGTGCCAGAGAGGTGGATTCTGGTATAGCTAGATGCTGGAGAGGAGGAGGTGGTTCTCCATTTCCGTCACCTGGTCTAGGTTTGAAGTTTCGTGCAATCACATCAGGGAGTGGCTTTACTTGTGGGATTTTGAAGAATGATAGCACAGTTTTCTGTTGGGGTGGTAATAAGATTGGAGCTGAAATCCAAAGACAGTATGGTAAATTGTCAATGTCAAATTTGGTTGCTGGAGATTCTCATGCTTGTGGATTGACCAGGACAGGATTCTTGGTTTGTAAAGGGAATAATGAGTCTGGACAACTGGATGCTCCTTCTAGTTCAGCTTTTGAGTTCTCAGGTCTTTCACTGGGAAGCAATTTTGGTTGTGGTATTGGGAGAAGAAATGGATTGGTTCTATGCTGGGGAGGAGATAACAGATCCAAATTTGATTATGATGCAGTACAAGATGTTTCATTTGAGTCGATTATTGCtggtttgaattttatttgcGGCTTGACAACAAGGAATTTAACAATGATTTGTTGGGGTCCTGGGTGGTCTAATGGGAGTAATTCGACAAGTGATCTTCCTTTGGGAATGGTAATTCCAGGTCCATGTGTTCAGGCTTCATGTAATTGTGGTACATATCTGAATTCTGAGACCTTGTGTGATGGTTCAGGGAACATTTGCAAATCATGCCAGACTGAACTTCCAATTCCAGTGCCGTTGACACCAATTTTAGCACCACTCCCATCACAAGGATTGCAGCCATTTTCTCCAGCAAGGAAAGGTATTAACAGGCTTTCGTTGGCATTTTTGATTGTGGGATCAATCGGAGCTTTTGCAGGGATTTGCACTATTTTCTATTGTTTATGGGCAGGAGTATGTGGCTTCTTACTTTGCAAGACACATAATTCTGTGCAACCCACGCTTACAGGTGCCAATATAATTACGACTGTTGTGGATAATAATGATTCCATCGCCCCCCCTTTAAGATCATTTTCCATCAGGCGCAACAGCTCACGGAGACTAGGACGCCAGAGAAgtgggtcatcatcatcaaaacatGCAGAGAAAACCCaatttttttcactatttGAGCTTTCTAATGCTACTAACAACTTCTCGCTGGAAAACAGGATTGGTGCTGGGAGCTTTGGGGTGGTTTACAAAGGCAAACTTCCTGATGGTCGTGAAGTTGCCATTAAAAGAGGAGAAACTTCCGCAAAGGTGAAGAAattccaagaaaaagaaactgcATTTGATTCAGAAATAGCGTTGTTATCACGTCTTCACCACAAGCATTTAGTGGGGTTAGTTGGATTCTGCCAAGAAAATGATGAGAGGCTTTTGGTTTATGAGTACATGAGCAATGGCGCCCTCTATGATCATCTACATAACAAGGACAATATTGAAAAGGGTAGTAGCATTCTAAATTCCTGGAAAATGAGGATCAAAATTGCATTAGATGCAGCAAGAGGGATTGAGTACCTTCACAACTATGCCGTACCACCTATAATTCATAGAGACATCAAGTCGTCAAATATACTATTGGATGCGAATTGGACAGCTAGAGTTTCAGATTTTGGTCTATCATTAATGGGACCAGAATCTGATCAAGAACATATGTCAACCAGGGCAGTTGGGACAGTTGGATACATTGATCCAGAATACTATGTATTGAATGTACTGACAGCAAAGAGCGATGTGTATGGCTTAGGGGTGGTGTTGTTAGAGCTTTTGACAGGAAGAAAAGCTGTtttcaaaaatgaagaagatggGACAGGGCCAATGGGGGTGGTAGAATATGCCAGCCCGAGGATATTGGCAGGGGATCTCCGAGCAGTGGTGGATAGAAGGGTTGGGGTGCCAGAGATTCACGAGGCTGAGGCTGTGGAGCTGATGGCTTATACAGCTATGCATTGCGTGAATTTGGAGGGAAAGGAGAGACCGAATACAACAGACATTGTTGCCAATTTGGAGAGAGCACTCAGTCTTTGCGAGGATAGCCCTGCTAGCCTCTCTTCTAGAACGATTTCCATTCCTTCAGATTGA
- the LOC18590485 gene encoding heavy metal-associated isoprenylated plant protein 20, protein MTIIEMRVHMDCAGCESKVKSALQKVKGVDEVDIDISMQKVTVTGWADQKKVLKTVRKTGRRAELWQLPYNPEHHSFANHYYNQHQCNGPLTYYAPQPSSSYNYYKHGYDSNDPSYYHHPAHSTIFGNQNGSAFSDENPHACSIM, encoded by the exons ATGACG ATCATAGAGATGAGAGTTCATATGGACTGTGCTGGATGTGAAAGCAAGGTGAAAAGTGCTCTTCAGAAAGTTAAAG GTGTTGACGAAGTTGACATTGATATCAGTATGCAAAAGGTGACGGTCACCGGATGGGCTGACCAGAAAAAGGTTCTTAAAACAGTCCGGAAAACCGGCAGGCGAGCTGAGCTGTGGCAGTTGCCCTACAATCCAGAACACCACAGTTTTGCTAATCACTACTACAATCAACACCAATGCAATGGCCCCTTGACATATTATGCACCCCAGCCTTCATCTTCTTACAATTACTATAAGCATGGATATGATAGCAATGATCCTTCCTATTATCATCACCCCGCTCATTCAACTATATTTGGTAACCAAAATGGTTCAGCTTTTAGTGATGAGAATCCTCATGCTTGTTCTATAATGTGA
- the LOC108663470 gene encoding metallothionein-like protein 1: MSSGCSCGSGCKCGDSCGCSRNLNLESSEKTTTETIISGVATVKTNFEATEVSSEGGNGCKCGSNCSCDPCNC, from the exons ATGTCTTCAGGATGCAGCTGCGGTTCTGGATGCAAATGCGGCGACAGCTGCGG ATGCAGCAGGAACCTTAACTTGGAATCCTCAGAGAAGACCACCACTGAGACCATCATCTCTGGAGTTGCGACAGTGAAGAC GAACTTTGAGGCGACCGAGGTGAGCTCTGAAGGAGGGAATGGTTGCAAGTGTGGATCAAACTGCAGCTGCGATCCATGCAACTGTTAG